The Citrifermentans bemidjiense Bem genome window below encodes:
- a CDS encoding transglutaminase-like domain-containing protein, which translates to MTIPLNLLRLIFASLLVLLPLQLFAAPLPKLTELPLGERWFSIKLGDERVGFSRLTITRTDAGYRIDSEGSVKMRVMGFSREATSKESYLVARDLALQSFSAENRIDGSPVTITGEVTPKGVAIVSRSGSGKKERTLKVKGVLYPPHALNLYPLMQGAPKGKSYKLPVLDVEALKVKQLKVEVVGEETLPPGRPVVHLKNDVYPMVDNDIWVDLQGNVLKESVRDDLVVTEAEDEATAREELARGALSKKDLVLDFSMIRVTPPIERPAQLQKLVLEMTGIPPQLPLLQGIRQQVVRQPDGTVLVTLPNPAPAAEAPPTAADREPAERIPSDHPEIKAKTAEIRGSEQDPARVAKLLSDWVAREIKGAVTDSQSPLETLKTRIGNCQSHARLYASLARAAGISTRFVSGIIYEGDGFLYHSWAESYLSGAWVPVDPTFGEMPANLSHVKFVEGETLDEMGTLAGMIGRVRAKVVEKKY; encoded by the coding sequence ATGACCATCCCATTAAACCTACTGCGGCTGATTTTCGCCTCGCTGCTGGTGCTGCTGCCGCTCCAGCTTTTCGCTGCGCCCCTTCCCAAGCTGACCGAGCTACCGCTCGGGGAGCGCTGGTTCAGCATCAAGCTCGGCGACGAGCGAGTCGGCTTCAGCCGGCTCACCATCACCCGGACCGACGCGGGGTACCGCATCGATTCCGAGGGGAGCGTGAAGATGCGGGTGATGGGGTTCTCCAGGGAAGCCACTTCGAAGGAGTCCTACCTGGTCGCCCGGGACCTCGCGCTGCAATCGTTTTCGGCGGAAAACCGCATCGACGGCAGCCCAGTCACCATCACCGGCGAGGTCACGCCTAAGGGAGTGGCAATCGTTTCCCGGTCGGGCAGCGGAAAGAAGGAGCGTACCCTCAAGGTGAAGGGGGTGCTCTACCCCCCCCACGCGCTGAACCTTTACCCGCTCATGCAAGGGGCGCCGAAAGGAAAAAGCTACAAGCTCCCTGTCTTGGACGTGGAAGCGCTGAAGGTGAAGCAGCTCAAGGTTGAGGTGGTCGGGGAGGAGACGCTTCCGCCGGGGCGGCCGGTGGTCCATCTGAAGAACGACGTCTACCCCATGGTCGACAACGATATCTGGGTCGACCTGCAGGGGAACGTACTCAAGGAGTCGGTCCGCGACGACCTGGTGGTCACCGAGGCAGAGGACGAAGCGACCGCCCGTGAGGAACTTGCACGCGGCGCCCTCTCCAAGAAGGATCTGGTGCTGGATTTCAGCATGATCCGGGTCACCCCCCCCATCGAGCGTCCCGCCCAACTGCAGAAGCTGGTACTGGAGATGACGGGCATACCGCCGCAGCTGCCGCTTCTGCAGGGGATAAGGCAGCAGGTAGTGCGGCAGCCCGATGGCACGGTGCTCGTGACCTTGCCCAACCCCGCCCCTGCCGCCGAAGCGCCCCCGACCGCCGCCGATCGGGAACCGGCGGAGCGGATACCGAGCGATCACCCCGAGATCAAGGCGAAAACCGCGGAGATCAGGGGGAGCGAGCAGGATCCGGCACGGGTGGCAAAGCTACTGTCCGACTGGGTGGCCCGCGAGATAAAGGGCGCCGTTACCGACAGCCAATCCCCCCTGGAAACGCTCAAAACCCGCATCGGCAACTGCCAGAGCCACGCGAGGCTCTATGCTTCCCTGGCCCGCGCCGCCGGCATCTCGACCCGGTTCGTGTCCGGCATCATCTACGAGGGGGATGGCTTTCTCTACCATAGCTGGGCGGAAAGCTACCTCAGCGGAGCGTGGGTACCCGTCGATCCCACTTTCGGCGAGATGCCCGCCAATCTGAGCCACGTCAAGTTCGTCGAAGGGGAAACGCTGGACGAGATGGGGACACTGGCGGGGATGATAGGCAGGGTACGGGCGAAAGTGGTGGAAAAGAAGTACTGA
- a CDS encoding energy-coupling factor ABC transporter ATP-binding protein encodes MDTRISVDLQSYKYPDGTVALSDIRLAVKRGEFTGILGSNGSGKTTLLKVMDGLIKGYQGEVLLDGDNVLRLHPRDIYRKVGLVFQNPDDQLFASNVFEDTAFGPRNMGCAEAEVRRRVEQALSSVDMAEFGAKGIHNLSYGQKKRVCIAGLLAMGHEILLMDEPTAGLDPMGEYRMMELLTRLNKEQGVTIVMATHSVDLVPIFLHQLHILSRGKLVRGGTPEEVFTAPDELANVKLRLPHIAELIYKLKHDEGLPFARIPLTIGEARREIVEAMGK; translated from the coding sequence GTGGATACAAGAATCTCCGTCGACCTCCAGAGCTACAAGTACCCCGATGGCACCGTTGCCCTCTCCGACATCCGTCTCGCCGTGAAAAGGGGAGAGTTTACCGGCATCCTAGGCTCCAACGGCTCCGGCAAGACCACCCTTTTGAAGGTGATGGACGGTCTGATCAAGGGGTACCAGGGGGAGGTGCTCTTGGACGGCGACAACGTGCTGCGCCTGCATCCCAGGGACATCTACCGTAAAGTCGGGCTTGTGTTCCAGAACCCCGACGACCAGCTTTTCGCCAGCAACGTCTTCGAGGACACCGCCTTCGGTCCCCGCAACATGGGATGTGCCGAGGCCGAGGTGCGCAGGCGAGTGGAGCAGGCGCTTTCAAGTGTGGACATGGCGGAGTTCGGCGCCAAGGGGATTCACAACCTGAGCTACGGCCAGAAGAAGAGGGTCTGCATCGCGGGCCTTCTCGCCATGGGGCACGAGATACTGCTCATGGACGAGCCGACCGCCGGGCTCGACCCGATGGGGGAGTACCGCATGATGGAACTCCTGACCCGGCTCAACAAGGAGCAGGGGGTGACCATCGTCATGGCGACCCACAGTGTCGACCTAGTCCCCATCTTCCTGCACCAGCTCCACATCCTGAGCCGCGGAAAGCTGGTGCGCGGCGGTACCCCTGAAGAAGTCTTTACCGCGCCCGATGAGCTGGCCAACGTCAAGCTGCGCCTGCCGCACATAGCCGAGCTGATCTACAAGCTGAAGCACGACGAGGGGCTTCCCTTCGCGCGCATCCCGCTCACCATCGGCGAGGCCCGTAGGGAAATCGTGGAGGCCATGGGGAAATAG